From Leptospira ryugenii, a single genomic window includes:
- a CDS encoding DUF4468 domain-containing protein has translation MIRKLLLLLFCFAFFSNTLCLRLWIVSSKHRKTEETREVKTYQRTKSFAKAKQWLEYKLIPEGSKIEKEDLEAGSLSGVGLIRCYVPYGIGEIDANEHEFNYKIYLREGSATFTVERIFSFIKDPNDIVLNYGPKNERVAKITIRSCFKPLFDDFFDYIK, from the coding sequence ATGATCCGTAAATTGCTTTTGCTTCTCTTTTGTTTTGCCTTTTTCTCAAATACCCTTTGTTTACGTCTTTGGATCGTTTCTTCCAAGCACCGAAAGACCGAGGAAACTCGCGAAGTGAAAACATACCAAAGAACCAAGTCCTTTGCTAAGGCAAAACAATGGTTAGAATATAAATTAATCCCTGAAGGTTCAAAAATAGAAAAAGAAGACCTAGAAGCTGGGAGTTTATCAGGTGTGGGTCTCATTCGATGTTACGTTCCCTATGGGATAGGGGAAATAGATGCCAACGAACACGAGTTTAACTATAAAATTTACTTAAGAGAAGGGAGTGCTACCTTCACTGTAGAGAGAATTTTTTCTTTCATCAAAGATCCAAACGATATTGTATTAAACTATGGGCCAAAGAATGAGAGAGTGGCAAAGATAACAATCCGATCCTGTTTCAAACCACTCTTTGATGATTTTTTTGATTATATCAAATAA
- a CDS encoding lysophospholipid acyltransferase family protein yields MEGQIVDQAKKNVETIKKFVTPFFNLAVTTNVYGYHNIVPSGKLILTCNHRSDMDPFVIGNAFPRFISWIAAEYTTRIPLFRDLVEKTGTIPMAIDGNISIASIKKVQQVFKNGDVLGIFPEGHDYMVKNDFSAPLADFHHGFAAFSLRNKVDILPSVLIPEEETISDYPIPPLVRAFMGMPKEVCEIKKRVVYKKVNLVFGEVIKHQDYIHLPLEEGMKAVSMETKRRMGDLQKADFLKKF; encoded by the coding sequence ATGGAAGGACAAATCGTAGACCAAGCAAAGAAAAACGTAGAAACCATCAAAAAATTCGTAACTCCGTTTTTCAATTTAGCGGTCACGACCAATGTCTATGGTTACCACAATATTGTCCCCTCGGGTAAGCTCATCCTCACCTGCAACCACAGAAGTGACATGGATCCCTTTGTAATCGGGAATGCCTTCCCTCGCTTTATTTCTTGGATCGCGGCGGAATATACAACACGGATCCCACTCTTCCGAGACCTAGTAGAAAAGACTGGCACTATACCCATGGCCATCGATGGCAATATCTCTATCGCAAGTATCAAAAAGGTACAGCAGGTGTTTAAGAATGGAGATGTGCTAGGCATCTTTCCTGAAGGCCATGATTACATGGTGAAAAATGATTTCAGCGCACCTTTGGCGGATTTCCACCACGGCTTCGCTGCCTTTAGCCTCAGAAACAAAGTGGATATCCTTCCTTCCGTGCTTATCCCTGAAGAAGAGACCATTTCCGACTACCCCATCCCACCGCTAGTGCGTGCATTTATGGGTATGCCAAAGGAAGTCTGCGAAATCAAAAAGAGAGTCGTTTACAAAAAAGTGAATTTGGTGTTTGGTGAGGTAATCAAACACCAAGACTATATCCACCTACCTTTAGAAGAAGGTATGAAAGCCGTTTCTATGGAAACCAAACGGCGCATGGGAGACTTACAAAAAGCAGACTTTCTGAAAAAGTTCTAG
- the dapF gene encoding diaminopimelate epimerase, which yields MAKRLQFTKMEGIGNDYLYIDATKNDLRLSTEEIQKLSDRNFGVGGDGVIFIRKSNVGEFQMDMYNADGSSSEMCGNGIRCVGKYIYDHGLTKNQKPTIETGKGVLTLNLETDSQGKVQMVSVDMGEPILKPELIPLRWEGDGPVVSQTLEVAGKQYQFTAVSMGNPHCIIYVDNAETFPVREIGPLIENHPLFPKRVNVEFVHLIGENHLYQRTWERGTGETLACGTGACAVMVASVLNHKTGRKVKIDLRGGQLEVEWKESGSVIMTGPAKEVFQGEIEL from the coding sequence ATGGCAAAAAGGCTGCAGTTTACCAAAATGGAAGGAATCGGTAACGATTACCTATATATTGATGCGACCAAAAATGATCTTCGACTGAGTACAGAAGAGATCCAAAAACTCTCTGATCGGAACTTTGGGGTTGGGGGAGACGGTGTTATTTTCATTCGCAAGTCGAATGTTGGTGAATTCCAAATGGATATGTACAATGCCGATGGTAGTTCCTCTGAGATGTGTGGGAATGGGATTCGTTGTGTAGGTAAGTACATCTATGACCATGGCCTCACCAAGAACCAGAAGCCGACCATTGAAACAGGCAAAGGCGTCCTTACTCTCAATTTGGAAACTGATTCGCAAGGCAAGGTGCAAATGGTCTCCGTAGACATGGGAGAGCCTATCCTCAAACCAGAACTCATCCCCCTTCGTTGGGAGGGTGATGGCCCCGTGGTCAGCCAAACTCTAGAAGTTGCGGGCAAACAATATCAATTTACGGCTGTTAGTATGGGAAATCCACACTGCATTATCTATGTCGACAATGCCGAAACCTTTCCTGTTCGAGAGATAGGCCCCCTCATTGAAAACCACCCTCTCTTCCCTAAGCGGGTGAATGTAGAATTCGTTCATCTCATCGGTGAGAACCATCTTTACCAAAGGACATGGGAAAGGGGTACAGGCGAAACTCTAGCCTGCGGAACAGGAGCCTGTGCCGTCATGGTAGCCTCCGTATTAAACCACAAAACGGGAAGAAAGGTGAAGATCGACCTTCGAGGAGGCCAATTAGAGGTGGAATGGAAAGAATCTGGAAGTGTCATAATGACGGGTCCAGCAAAAGAAGTTTTCCAAGGAGAGATTGAACTCTAG
- a CDS encoding methyltransferase domain-containing protein, with product MKNCILCGSTQTKEVFVEHGVPIWQCQNCGHVYSSYEQAEHYDGYWGEESQEYDLQWWDHAHRPVYQDFIQKFLTKKEGSLLDVGCGLGFFVKSVLEAKPGWKAVGYEISESAVQYARKINKMETVHAGLVQNSGLGKETFDVITLWDVIEHIPKPHDLLKYLYTLLKPGGVLFLQTPNFPIQLFKANLKVKWKGMKEGVNYLEAKDHVNNYKMHTLAKLGEQCGFKNPKFSVLKPILSVAGFKSKMAVYIKLAYYYITKYIFFLSFGKLNWNNTLFVTLEK from the coding sequence ATGAAAAATTGCATTCTCTGTGGCTCCACTCAAACAAAAGAAGTATTTGTAGAACATGGCGTTCCTATCTGGCAATGCCAAAATTGTGGACATGTTTATTCCAGCTACGAACAAGCAGAACATTACGACGGTTACTGGGGAGAAGAATCCCAAGAATATGATCTCCAATGGTGGGACCATGCACATAGACCTGTATATCAGGATTTTATTCAGAAATTTCTTACCAAAAAGGAGGGCAGTCTACTGGATGTTGGCTGCGGACTGGGATTTTTTGTAAAATCTGTTCTCGAGGCAAAACCAGGTTGGAAAGCAGTGGGATATGAAATATCCGAATCTGCCGTACAATATGCACGCAAAATAAACAAGATGGAAACCGTCCATGCAGGCCTCGTCCAAAATTCAGGCCTTGGCAAGGAGACTTTTGACGTAATCACTCTGTGGGATGTCATAGAACATATTCCAAAACCTCATGATTTGTTAAAATATCTCTATACACTCCTTAAACCTGGTGGAGTTTTATTCTTACAAACCCCTAACTTTCCGATTCAATTGTTTAAGGCAAACCTAAAAGTTAAATGGAAAGGGATGAAAGAAGGGGTAAACTATCTTGAAGCAAAAGACCATGTAAACAATTATAAGATGCACACTTTGGCAAAATTAGGCGAACAATGTGGGTTTAAAAATCCAAAATTTTCCGTGCTTAAACCAATTTTGTCAGTTGCTGGCTTCAAAAGTAAGATGGCAGTCTACATCAAGTTAGCATATTATTATATCACAAAATATATTTTCTTTTTGAGCTTTGGTAAGCTCAATTGGAACAACACACTTTTTGTGACTCTAGAGAAGTGA
- a CDS encoding HAD family hydrolase, translating to MNLIFTLLTSGFFLFVRKESAELRQMALFLDLDNTLIPSKEAYTEAIQSLSKDWEEHQYGKKEQFIELYDLARSEIKGRLKEHSSNRLRLLCFQNLIESLYGYFNASNLELCLWLDERYFFHFLNALKKQIQEKQTFSSLFHTVGEISKSVPIVLLTNETLMTQLKKIKATFPKDLRYTLVCSESVGVEKPSPYFFTYAITKSKAKLADSVMIGDNLKDDILGAEAVGLRAIHIKSILGVPEGNSQSKVQNKEGLVYECESSLSALSQLLENLKTKGSLL from the coding sequence TTGAATCTCATATTTACACTTTTGACAAGTGGATTTTTTCTTTTTGTCCGAAAGGAATCGGCTGAACTGAGACAAATGGCATTATTTTTAGATCTTGATAATACTCTCATTCCCTCAAAAGAAGCTTATACTGAGGCTATACAATCTTTGAGTAAGGATTGGGAAGAACATCAATATGGGAAAAAAGAACAATTTATAGAACTCTATGACTTGGCAAGGTCAGAAATTAAGGGACGATTAAAGGAGCATTCTTCCAATCGTTTGCGCTTGTTATGCTTCCAAAATCTAATAGAATCTTTGTATGGATATTTCAACGCAAGCAACCTAGAATTATGCCTTTGGTTAGATGAAAGGTATTTTTTTCATTTTCTCAATGCACTTAAAAAGCAAATCCAGGAAAAACAAACATTTTCTTCCTTGTTTCATACAGTAGGAGAAATCTCCAAATCTGTACCGATTGTTCTATTGACAAATGAGACTTTGATGACTCAGTTAAAAAAAATAAAGGCAACATTCCCAAAAGATTTACGTTATACACTGGTTTGTTCAGAGTCGGTCGGTGTAGAAAAGCCTAGTCCCTATTTCTTTACCTACGCAATCACAAAGTCCAAAGCAAAACTCGCAGACTCTGTGATGATAGGCGATAATTTGAAAGACGACATTCTCGGTGCGGAAGCAGTGGGCTTGAGAGCTATACACATCAAATCTATATTGGGAGTGCCTGAAGGCAATTCCCAAAGCAAAGTCCAAAACAAAGAAGGATTGGTCTACGAATGTGAGTCTAGCCTATCTGCCCTTTCTCAGTTATTGGAAAACTTGAAAACAAAAGGATCACTTCTCTAG
- the fliD gene encoding flagellar filament capping protein FliD, translated as MPAYTMPGLMTGQNTNEIIKKLVELERRPVKRWETENEYAKAQVQVWNEVKNLTANLQTKTRAITSFTAPFATKSVLSSTEGVITGEASRAAKSAERPIEILELASKHQISGVEVDSDVRLPAGSFSIFSGKHSETIQFAGGSLSDLTTSIRNAASSIADATVIKVDKDSSLLTVLAVKTGKLNALQFSDPNGILHLAGLVGENSKEGEIERRSLVLSQEKALPFEPTKFKASSQEGSAPKKSPEGFSFAPDSAFSFETEAIEIKSRSYIEFNPVGETNQVLELGFVFEREGNLRTKLFPIALKDGKYQLQIGELAEGKTLKRIIIANSGASDVQISQIEMVIPPKPGTAEPKKTLQEAKDARFKIDGVELSRESNEGITDVLEGISFNMHKVTTEPVTLKIAVDHQKGMALVKEWVQAYNDLMKFTKEVTSVDKNSKLSDSKPSDNSKDLDISKEFWDNKVKSGILAGENALIRLIASMKTVANSYYPATKSGGYRVLTDIGISTGEVGSNWEKIQDGVLVINEERLTQALSENPDGLRELFASDMNNDAKMEDGVGIRLLETLRPYTQYSSGIISSKIKLIEENVASNNKKIKEFESHLVGYEAKLKQRFLYMEQGVGKNKSVGNYLQNNMFRGNGQE; from the coding sequence ATGCCAGCATACACAATGCCAGGTCTCATGACCGGCCAAAATACAAACGAAATCATCAAAAAATTGGTCGAGTTGGAGCGTCGCCCGGTTAAACGCTGGGAGACAGAAAATGAGTATGCAAAGGCCCAAGTCCAAGTCTGGAATGAAGTCAAAAACCTGACGGCAAACCTCCAGACAAAAACACGTGCTATTACTTCCTTCACCGCTCCTTTCGCGACGAAATCAGTTCTATCTTCCACAGAAGGTGTCATCACGGGAGAGGCATCGCGAGCTGCTAAATCGGCCGAAAGACCCATAGAGATTTTAGAATTGGCTTCAAAACACCAAATCTCAGGAGTTGAAGTTGACTCGGATGTAAGATTACCTGCAGGAAGTTTTTCGATTTTTTCGGGCAAACATTCGGAAACCATACAGTTTGCTGGTGGTTCACTCTCGGATTTAACAACAAGCATACGTAATGCGGCAAGTAGCATCGCAGATGCGACAGTTATCAAGGTCGATAAAGATTCTTCGCTACTTACCGTTTTAGCGGTGAAAACAGGTAAATTGAATGCCTTACAATTTTCAGACCCGAACGGTATCCTTCATCTTGCAGGGCTTGTAGGAGAGAACTCAAAAGAAGGGGAGATAGAAAGACGATCCCTTGTTTTGTCACAGGAAAAGGCACTTCCCTTTGAACCTACAAAATTCAAAGCTTCTTCTCAGGAAGGGAGTGCACCAAAGAAAAGTCCGGAGGGATTTAGTTTTGCCCCAGACTCAGCTTTTAGTTTTGAAACAGAAGCTATTGAAATCAAATCACGTTCCTACATTGAATTTAATCCGGTGGGGGAGACAAACCAGGTTTTAGAATTGGGCTTTGTCTTTGAAAGGGAAGGCAATTTGAGGACAAAGTTGTTCCCGATTGCCTTAAAAGATGGCAAGTACCAACTCCAAATTGGAGAGCTTGCAGAAGGTAAAACCTTAAAACGAATTATCATTGCCAACAGCGGTGCTTCCGATGTTCAAATCTCTCAGATAGAAATGGTCATTCCGCCTAAACCAGGTACAGCGGAGCCAAAAAAGACCTTACAAGAAGCGAAAGATGCGCGCTTTAAAATTGATGGAGTGGAACTAAGCCGTGAATCCAATGAAGGCATAACAGATGTGTTAGAGGGCATTTCATTCAATATGCATAAGGTAACTACTGAACCTGTTACCTTAAAAATCGCAGTTGACCATCAAAAAGGAATGGCATTGGTGAAAGAATGGGTCCAGGCATATAACGACTTAATGAAATTTACGAAAGAAGTAACGAGTGTTGATAAAAACTCGAAACTATCGGATTCCAAACCATCTGATAACAGTAAAGATTTAGATATCTCAAAGGAATTTTGGGACAATAAGGTTAAGTCTGGTATTTTAGCTGGAGAAAATGCTTTGATTCGATTGATTGCAAGCATGAAGACAGTTGCGAACTCTTATTACCCTGCTACCAAATCAGGTGGGTATCGTGTCTTGACGGATATTGGTATTTCGACAGGCGAAGTTGGTTCCAACTGGGAAAAAATCCAAGATGGGGTTCTTGTTATCAATGAAGAGAGACTTACTCAGGCACTCTCAGAAAACCCAGATGGACTTAGAGAGTTATTTGCATCTGATATGAATAATGATGCAAAGATGGAAGATGGAGTAGGGATTCGGCTTCTGGAAACCTTGAGACCGTACACACAGTACTCATCAGGAATCATTAGTAGTAAAATCAAATTGATTGAAGAGAATGTTGCTAGTAACAATAAAAAAATCAAAGAATTTGAATCGCATTTGGTTGGATATGAAGCGAAATTAAAGCAGAGATTCCTATATATGGAACAAGGCGTTGGAAAAAATAAATCCGTAGGAAATTATTTACAAAATAACATGTTTAGAGGGAACGGGCAGGAATAA